Proteins encoded by one window of Halobaculum halobium:
- a CDS encoding SDR family oxidoreductase yields MTRTVLITGCSSGIGRASATAFLEEEWTVYATARNPADIQTLGEHEDCRIATLDVTDEGDIERVVDRMLDEEGRIDALVNNAGYGQMGPVEDVPTDAVRDQFEVNVYGPHRLIREVLPAMRRREDGAIVNVSSAAGRVAFPGGGVYCGSKYALEAMSDALRNEVREYGITVSLIEPGPVETDFEDRVESEIDGLDRSGAYESFYDLFEDYDAIGGGGFAAVSPERVAEDVVDAASSTKPPARYPVGPLATVAEVGRLVPTRIADSLWSLASKLS; encoded by the coding sequence ATGACACGAACCGTACTCATCACGGGCTGCTCGTCCGGCATCGGGCGGGCGAGCGCGACGGCGTTCCTCGAGGAGGAGTGGACGGTGTACGCGACCGCGCGCAACCCGGCGGACATCCAGACGCTGGGCGAGCACGAGGACTGCCGCATCGCGACGCTGGACGTGACCGACGAGGGCGACATCGAGCGCGTCGTGGATCGGATGCTCGACGAGGAGGGCCGCATCGACGCGCTCGTCAACAACGCCGGCTACGGGCAGATGGGCCCGGTCGAGGACGTGCCGACCGACGCCGTGCGCGACCAGTTCGAGGTGAACGTCTACGGCCCGCACCGCCTGATCCGCGAGGTGTTACCCGCGATGCGCCGCCGCGAGGACGGCGCCATCGTGAACGTCTCCTCGGCCGCCGGCCGGGTCGCGTTCCCCGGCGGCGGCGTCTACTGCGGCTCGAAGTACGCGCTGGAGGCGATGAGCGACGCGCTCCGCAACGAGGTCCGCGAGTACGGAATCACCGTCTCGCTGATCGAACCCGGGCCGGTCGAGACCGACTTCGAGGACCGCGTCGAATCGGAGATCGACGGGCTCGACCGATCGGGCGCCTACGAGTCCTTCTACGACCTGTTCGAGGACTACGACGCCATCGGCGGCGGCGGATTCGCGGCCGTCTCCCCGGAGCGCGTCGCCGAGGACGTCGTCGACGCCGCGAGTTCGACGAAGCCGCCCGCGCGCTACCCGGTGGGGCCGCTGGCGACGGTCGCGGAAGTCGGGCGACTCGTCCCGACGCGGATCGCCGACTCACTGTGGTCGCTCGCGTCGAAACTGTCGTGA
- a CDS encoding endonuclease V — MPEPIRPEFLPDPVLDRESMEALQRDIAEAASFDDDFRFDSANVGTIDDRDAGAASADSTVSLDRFDADGDSADSSAAPLVAGVDQAFLDDRAVSAVVVQRGGEVVERTYAVTELSIPYVPGLLAFREGGPIVDALATLESEPDLYVLDGSGRIHFRQAGIATHIGVLFDAPAIGVAKSLLCGTPADPVDERPAGWRTPIAADDRVDAPDGTTIGYAYQSRQYDSSPVINPLYVSAGHRVSAETTVDLVAALCDGYKLPEPTRVADAYADEAKREVAATGSR; from the coding sequence ATGCCCGAGCCGATCCGCCCGGAGTTTCTCCCCGACCCTGTGCTCGACCGCGAGTCGATGGAGGCGCTCCAGCGCGACATCGCCGAGGCTGCGAGCTTCGACGACGACTTCAGATTCGACTCCGCCAACGTAGGGACCATCGATGACCGCGACGCGGGCGCCGCCAGCGCGGATTCGACCGTCAGTCTCGACCGCTTCGACGCTGACGGCGACAGCGCCGACAGTTCAGCGGCACCGCTCGTCGCCGGCGTCGACCAGGCGTTCCTCGACGACCGAGCCGTCTCTGCGGTCGTCGTCCAGCGCGGCGGCGAGGTGGTCGAGCGCACGTACGCGGTGACGGAGCTGTCGATCCCGTACGTCCCCGGACTGCTCGCGTTCCGCGAGGGCGGTCCGATCGTCGACGCGCTGGCGACGCTGGAGTCGGAGCCGGACCTGTACGTCCTCGACGGAAGCGGCCGGATCCACTTCCGACAGGCCGGTATCGCAACCCACATCGGGGTGCTGTTCGACGCGCCCGCGATCGGCGTTGCGAAGTCGCTGCTGTGCGGGACGCCTGCGGATCCCGTCGACGAACGGCCCGCGGGCTGGCGGACCCCGATCGCCGCGGACGACCGCGTCGACGCGCCCGACGGGACCACGATCGGATACGCCTACCAGTCGCGACAGTACGACTCCTCACCGGTGATCAATCCGCTGTACGTGAGCGCCGGCCACCGCGTGAGCGCCGAAACGACGGTCGACCTCGTGGCCGCGCTGTGTGACGGCTACAAGCTCCCCGAGCCGACCAGGGTGGCCGACGCGTACGCCGACGAGGCGAAGCGCGAGGTCGCAGCGACCGGTTCGAGGTAA
- a CDS encoding rhomboid family intramembrane serine protease, with translation MAKCAECGEYENLPYQCRRCGQTFCAEHRLPENHDCPGLSEWNDPGGVFDSGFDDGVEDGDSGGVGSRVKSRIDRETGTGGIMGAFRGNMTYVFLALMWVTFAAQWAVILTGGPWRDIFVLSETALLQGYVWTIVTSIFSHSPTVFFHIAGNSIALYFFGPLVERYLGSKRFTAMFLVTGAVAGLSQIGVGALLGAAPSGGVLGASGAIMAVMGFLSVVNPNLKVMLLIPPIPLKIRTITLLYAGFSLFGVVSSGSILGGAGGIAHAAHLSGLVIGVLYANVADSRRSVPNQIGSGGGGLGGGRRRF, from the coding sequence ATGGCGAAGTGCGCGGAGTGCGGCGAGTACGAGAACCTCCCGTACCAGTGCAGACGCTGCGGCCAGACGTTCTGTGCGGAACATCGTCTCCCCGAGAACCACGACTGCCCGGGACTCAGCGAGTGGAACGACCCCGGCGGGGTGTTCGACTCCGGGTTCGACGACGGGGTCGAAGACGGCGACTCCGGCGGCGTCGGCTCGCGGGTGAAATCCAGGATCGACCGGGAGACGGGCACCGGCGGGATCATGGGCGCGTTCCGGGGCAACATGACGTACGTGTTCCTCGCGCTGATGTGGGTCACATTCGCCGCCCAGTGGGCGGTGATCCTCACCGGCGGTCCGTGGCGCGACATCTTCGTGCTCAGCGAGACCGCCCTGCTGCAGGGGTACGTCTGGACGATCGTGACCTCGATCTTCTCGCACTCCCCGACCGTCTTCTTCCACATCGCGGGCAACTCGATCGCGCTGTACTTCTTCGGCCCGCTGGTCGAGCGGTACCTCGGGTCGAAGCGCTTCACGGCGATGTTCCTCGTGACCGGCGCGGTCGCCGGGCTCTCGCAGATCGGCGTGGGCGCGCTGCTGGGAGCGGCACCGTCCGGCGGCGTTCTCGGGGCCTCGGGCGCGATCATGGCCGTGATGGGCTTCCTCTCGGTGGTGAACCCGAACCTCAAGGTGATGCTGCTCATCCCGCCGATCCCGCTGAAGATCCGGACGATCACGCTGCTGTACGCCGGCTTCTCGCTGTTCGGCGTCGTCTCCAGCGGAAGCATCCTCGGCGGCGCCGGCGGCATCGCCCACGCCGCTCACCTCTCGGGGCTGGTGATCGGCGTCCTCTACGCGAACGTCGCCGACAGCCGACGCAGCGTCCCCAACCAGATCGGCAGCGGCGGGGGCGGGCTCGGCGGCGGCCGGCGGCGGTTCTGA
- a CDS encoding inorganic diphosphatase: MTNLWEDLETGPDAPEEIYAVVECLKGERNKYEYDKDIPGVMLDRVLHSNVHYPSDYGFIPQSYYDDEDPFDVLVLVEDQTFPGCVIEARPVALMKMDDDGEQDDKVIAVPSEDPRYDHIEDLEDIPQQQIDEIDEFFQTYKNLEEGKEVETLGWEDKQAAMDAIEHAQDLYDEQFA; encoded by the coding sequence ATGACGAACCTCTGGGAAGACCTCGAGACGGGGCCCGACGCCCCCGAGGAGATCTACGCCGTCGTGGAGTGCTTGAAGGGTGAGCGAAACAAGTACGAGTACGACAAGGACATTCCGGGCGTGATGCTCGATCGCGTCCTCCACTCGAACGTTCACTACCCCTCTGACTACGGGTTCATCCCGCAGTCGTACTACGACGACGAGGACCCCTTCGACGTGCTAGTGCTCGTCGAGGACCAGACGTTCCCCGGCTGCGTCATCGAGGCCCGCCCGGTCGCGCTCATGAAGATGGACGACGACGGTGAGCAGGACGACAAGGTCATCGCCGTCCCGAGCGAGGACCCGCGCTACGATCACATCGAGGACCTGGAGGACATCCCCCAGCAGCAGATCGACGAAATCGACGAGTTCTTCCAGACCTACAAGAACCTCGAGGAGGGCAAGGAGGTCGAAACCCTGGGTTGGGAGGACAAGCAGGCCGCGATGGACGCTATCGAGCACGCCCAGGACCTCTACGACGAGCAGTTCGCGTAA
- a CDS encoding PadR family transcriptional regulator — protein sequence MSEAQSKTEVVDIARDLTAFQQNILVILSEEAMYGLAIKRELENYYDAEVNHGRLYPNLDDLVELDLVEKSELDKRTNQYELTETGRKAVLDRLNWVVGKYVTDDSRAGDVRTLVDDALDA from the coding sequence ATGTCAGAGGCACAATCGAAAACGGAAGTGGTCGACATTGCGCGGGATCTCACCGCGTTCCAGCAGAACATCCTCGTCATCCTCTCTGAGGAGGCGATGTACGGGCTCGCGATCAAGCGCGAACTCGAGAACTACTACGACGCCGAGGTCAACCACGGGCGACTGTACCCCAACTTGGACGACCTCGTCGAACTCGACCTGGTGGAAAAGAGCGAACTCGACAAGCGGACGAACCAGTACGAGCTGACCGAGACGGGCCGCAAGGCCGTGCTCGACCGCCTGAACTGGGTCGTCGGCAAGTACGTTACCGACGACTCGCGCGCGGGCGACGTTCGCACGCTCGTCGACGACGCACTCGACGCGTAA
- a CDS encoding DUF7108 family protein → MEPTEDTTDATGVVSTDDESDSASGGTAADGDEWDEELPERAVDAAERLTRLAREAVDDAEADAYRADRAERLAEHDFTARVRDEDDTLVCYPEEWIEDGTVQIDRIDDTDRAVEVSLSGPGDPDDWAEIEEHNAALVDAVAEAHSEIHAANARAFADFMGNHYARPMDSATEAELSEFLDEYFPRNAWPSEEQRDAVRASLRYVFEAADERTPL, encoded by the coding sequence ATGGAACCCACAGAGGACACCACCGACGCGACGGGAGTGGTATCGACCGACGACGAATCCGACAGCGCGTCCGGCGGAACCGCGGCAGACGGGGACGAATGGGACGAGGAACTCCCCGAACGAGCTGTCGACGCAGCCGAGCGACTCACCCGGCTGGCCCGTGAGGCTGTCGACGACGCGGAAGCCGACGCCTACCGCGCCGATCGCGCCGAGCGGCTCGCCGAGCACGACTTCACCGCCCGCGTCCGCGACGAGGACGACACGCTCGTGTGTTACCCCGAGGAGTGGATCGAGGACGGGACGGTCCAGATCGACCGGATCGATGACACCGATCGCGCCGTCGAGGTGTCGCTGTCCGGGCCTGGCGACCCCGACGACTGGGCCGAAATCGAGGAGCATAACGCGGCGCTCGTGGACGCAGTCGCCGAGGCGCACAGCGAGATCCACGCCGCGAACGCGCGGGCGTTCGCCGACTTCATGGGGAACCACTACGCGCGGCCGATGGACTCGGCCACCGAGGCGGAGCTATCGGAGTTCCTCGACGAGTACTTCCCACGCAACGCGTGGCCCTCCGAAGAACAGCGCGACGCCGTGCGGGCGTCGCTGCGGTACGTCTTCGAGGCCGCGGACGAACGGACTCCCTTGTGA
- the rnhA gene encoding ribonuclease HI yields MPVIDCDPEAARERVTDAGLEVVAGNTDHERWRAERDGAVAVAYDDKVVVQGGDPQRLAALVREGGGRGHVYFDGASRGNPGPAAIGWAIVTGDGIVAEGNDRIADTTNNKAEYEALIRALEAAADYGLDEADVRGDSQLIVKQIRGEWNVNDPGLREKRVRGLELLERFDRWSIEHVPREINQRADELANEAFEG; encoded by the coding sequence ATGCCGGTCATCGACTGCGACCCCGAGGCGGCCCGCGAGCGGGTGACGGACGCGGGCCTCGAGGTGGTCGCGGGCAACACAGACCACGAACGCTGGCGCGCCGAGCGCGACGGCGCCGTCGCGGTGGCGTACGACGACAAGGTCGTCGTCCAGGGTGGCGATCCGCAGCGGCTCGCGGCGCTCGTCCGCGAGGGCGGCGGGCGGGGGCACGTCTACTTCGACGGCGCCTCTCGGGGGAATCCCGGGCCGGCGGCCATCGGCTGGGCGATCGTCACGGGCGACGGCATCGTCGCCGAGGGCAACGATCGGATCGCAGACACGACCAACAACAAAGCCGAGTACGAGGCGCTGATCCGGGCGCTGGAGGCGGCTGCCGACTACGGACTTGACGAGGCGGACGTGCGCGGCGACTCCCAGTTGATCGTGAAGCAGATCCGCGGCGAGTGGAACGTGAACGACCCCGGGTTGCGCGAGAAGCGGGTTCGGGGACTGGAACTGCTGGAGCGGTTCGACCGCTGGAGCATCGAGCACGTGCCGAGGGAGATAAACCAGCGCGCCGACGAGTTGGCGAACGAGGCGTTCGAGGGCTGA
- a CDS encoding transcription initiation factor IIB: MTGPTRQRDERERRQWTGDERGDESTTDEAEQEDTGDEIDPEEFDEEDLVRTADGELMHEPTGLIVEEDHVDRGPEWRAFNHSERQSKSRVGAPVTETMHDKGLTTTIDWKDKDAYGRSLSSEKRSQMHRLRKWQERIRTKDAGERNLQFALSEIDRMASALGVPRSVREVASVIYRRALKEDLIRGRSIEGVATATLYAACRKEGIPRSLEEISEVSRVERKEIGRTYRYVSQELGLEMKPVDPKQYVPRFSSELELSEEVKSKANEIIETTAEQGLLSGKSPTGFAAAAIYAASLLCNEKKTQREVADVAQVTEVTIRNRYQEQIEAMGIHG, translated from the coding sequence ATGACAGGGCCAACCCGGCAGCGGGACGAACGCGAGCGACGACAGTGGACCGGGGACGAGCGCGGCGACGAATCAACGACCGACGAGGCAGAGCAGGAGGACACGGGCGACGAGATCGATCCCGAGGAGTTCGACGAGGAGGACCTCGTGCGCACGGCGGACGGCGAGCTGATGCACGAACCGACGGGGCTGATCGTCGAGGAGGATCACGTCGATCGGGGGCCGGAGTGGCGGGCGTTCAATCACTCCGAGCGGCAGTCGAAGTCGCGGGTGGGCGCGCCCGTGACCGAGACGATGCACGACAAGGGCCTGACCACCACGATCGACTGGAAGGATAAGGACGCCTACGGCCGCTCGCTGTCCTCGGAGAAGCGCTCGCAGATGCACCGCCTGCGCAAGTGGCAGGAGCGCATCCGCACGAAAGACGCGGGCGAACGCAACCTCCAGTTCGCCCTCTCTGAAATCGACCGCATGGCCAGCGCGCTGGGCGTCCCTCGCTCGGTCCGCGAGGTCGCCTCCGTCATCTACCGCCGCGCGCTCAAAGAAGACCTCATCCGCGGCCGCTCCATCGAAGGCGTCGCCACCGCGACACTGTATGCGGCGTGTCGCAAGGAAGGCATTCCTCGGTCGTTGGAGGAGATATCGGAAGTCTCGCGGGTCGAGCGCAAGGAGATCGGTCGGACCTACCGCTACGTCTCGCAGGAGCTCGGCCTGGAGATGAAGCCGGTCGACCCCAAGCAGTACGTTCCGCGGTTCAGCTCCGAACTCGAACTCAGCGAGGAGGTCAAATCGAAGGCCAACGAGATCATCGAGACGACCGCCGAGCAGGGACTGCTGTCGGGGAAGTCGCCGACGGGATTCGCCGCGGCCGCCATCTACGCCGCGTCGCTGCTGTGTAACGAGAAAAAGACCCAACGCGAGGTCGCCGACGTCGCCCAGGTCACCGAAGTCACCATCCGCAACCGCTATCAAGAACAGATCGAAGCGATGGGCATCCACGGGTAG
- the nreA gene encoding DNA repair protein NreA, whose protein sequence is MKLDDYVEFEENERAERRRLAQEKSYELMDHLESFQHRFDEATGGDSVFGSVSPSIFVGSSNYPNLSTGLLSPVGQEGEAAKYETSGAWYEEGVSISDVFERRTSLLNSTQGVDARDAGSVHDAWDGFLGVQREVAIADRPVDVEVFLDDGPNLDFDVTADDVATPTGPRARAADADLGENPHVPRPVKKTLEDDDWRAEGAMNYLYRRGFDVYDINTVLSAGALGRGDQRRLVPTRWSITAVDDTIGKYLRGTIRDRRSVDTVQVWRNEYLGNAFWVILAPGDWEFELVEIKSPGSIWHPDPGGDTFLSSAHENREGRTRYVDETAGAYYASRFGVLEHLSERGRQGKVLVIRHVSDDYWGPVGVWQVRESVRNAFEGEHGEAETFEDAVRGVSEQLPVSLARLRKKSTMIAGLQSSLADFIR, encoded by the coding sequence GTGAAGCTGGACGACTACGTCGAGTTCGAGGAGAACGAGCGAGCCGAGCGCCGGCGGCTCGCCCAGGAGAAGTCCTACGAGCTGATGGACCACCTCGAGTCGTTCCAGCACCGCTTCGACGAGGCGACCGGCGGCGACTCGGTGTTCGGTTCGGTCTCGCCGTCGATCTTCGTCGGCTCGTCGAACTACCCGAATCTCTCGACGGGCCTCCTCTCGCCCGTGGGCCAAGAAGGCGAGGCGGCGAAGTACGAGACGAGCGGCGCGTGGTACGAAGAGGGCGTCTCAATCTCGGACGTCTTCGAGCGGCGCACCTCGCTGTTGAACTCCACGCAGGGCGTCGACGCCCGCGACGCTGGCTCCGTCCACGACGCGTGGGACGGCTTCCTCGGCGTTCAGCGCGAGGTCGCCATCGCCGACCGGCCGGTCGACGTGGAGGTGTTCCTCGACGACGGGCCGAACCTCGATTTCGACGTGACCGCCGACGACGTGGCGACGCCGACCGGTCCGCGCGCCCGGGCCGCCGACGCGGACCTCGGCGAGAACCCCCACGTCCCCAGGCCGGTCAAGAAGACGCTGGAGGACGACGACTGGCGCGCGGAGGGTGCGATGAACTACCTCTATCGCCGTGGATTCGACGTGTACGACATCAACACCGTGCTCTCGGCGGGCGCGCTCGGCCGGGGTGACCAGCGACGGCTCGTGCCCACGCGGTGGTCCATCACCGCCGTCGACGACACGATCGGGAAGTACCTCCGAGGGACGATCCGTGACCGGCGGAGCGTCGACACCGTACAGGTGTGGCGCAACGAGTACCTCGGCAACGCGTTTTGGGTGATCCTGGCGCCCGGCGACTGGGAGTTCGAACTGGTCGAGATCAAGTCGCCGGGGAGCATCTGGCACCCCGACCCCGGGGGGGACACGTTCCTCTCGTCGGCACACGAGAACCGCGAGGGGCGGACGCGGTACGTCGACGAGACCGCGGGCGCGTACTACGCCTCGCGATTCGGCGTGCTGGAACACCTCTCCGAGCGCGGCCGGCAGGGGAAGGTGCTCGTCATCCGGCACGTCTCGGACGACTACTGGGGCCCGGTCGGCGTCTGGCAGGTGCGCGAGAGCGTCCGCAACGCTTTCGAGGGCGAACACGGAGAGGCGGAGACGTTCGAGGACGCCGTTCGCGGCGTGAGCGAGCAGCTCCCGGTTTCGCTGGCCCGGCTTCGGAAGAAGTCGACGATGATCGCGGGCCTCCAGTCGAGTCTGGCGGACTTCATCCGGTAG
- a CDS encoding twin-arginine translocase TatA/TatE family subunit: MVPLFGGVPGGPELLIILLILLLLFGGTAVLVLVLGVGGLKLFGGADRGDGRVDDDRVATLERDLAETRRELAELREDQDPEVGTDPATGQRNDAGDSSDATVGDATAEDDYDESRSA, from the coding sequence ATGGTCCCACTGTTCGGCGGCGTTCCGGGCGGTCCAGAGCTGCTGATCATCCTCCTGATTCTCCTGTTACTCTTCGGGGGAACCGCCGTGTTGGTGCTCGTTCTCGGCGTGGGCGGACTCAAGCTCTTCGGGGGCGCGGACCGGGGGGACGGTCGCGTCGACGACGACCGCGTCGCGACACTCGAACGGGATCTCGCCGAGACCCGCCGAGAGCTCGCGGAACTCCGCGAGGATCAGGACCCAGAAGTGGGGACCGACCCCGCAACGGGACAGCGAAACGACGCCGGTGACAGTAGCGATGCCACCGTCGGGGACGCCACCGCCGAGGACGATTACGACGAGTCGAGATCGGCGTAG
- a CDS encoding DUF302 domain-containing protein: MTLPIDPAAVKAGDIGEKRATLEMEHDEAIEHVREVFTENGFGIPVEFSVSDMLNEKVDAGRDPYYVLGACNPSVADRALEATDNRLGALMPCNVVVWQEEPGVQTVYHVSIMRIARLLGIDADSEAMEAIIGETGELVEAAYADLDSS; the protein is encoded by the coding sequence GTGACTCTACCAATCGACCCAGCGGCGGTCAAGGCCGGAGACATCGGAGAGAAGCGCGCGACGCTCGAGATGGAACACGATGAGGCGATCGAGCACGTCCGCGAGGTGTTCACCGAGAACGGCTTCGGGATCCCCGTCGAGTTCTCCGTCTCGGACATGCTCAACGAGAAGGTCGACGCCGGCCGCGACCCCTACTACGTGCTCGGCGCGTGCAACCCGTCGGTCGCCGACCGCGCGCTCGAGGCGACCGATAATCGGCTCGGCGCGCTCATGCCGTGCAACGTCGTTGTATGGCAGGAGGAACCGGGTGTGCAGACCGTATATCACGTCTCGATCATGCGGATCGCGCGGCTGCTCGGGATCGACGCCGATAGCGAGGCGATGGAAGCGATCATCGGCGAAACCGGCGAACTGGTCGAAGCCGCCTACGCCGATCTCGACTCGTCGTAA
- a CDS encoding DUF5789 family protein: MADDDEPEEEEPAVELGEGPAIEGAPLARVASRLTWPQERSKVLDKEGDAIIRTPDGPRELSDVLSEVDVTYFDRRQTFVDAVEDVTGRGPVQTAE; encoded by the coding sequence ATGGCTGACGACGACGAACCCGAAGAGGAGGAGCCCGCCGTCGAGCTCGGCGAGGGTCCGGCGATCGAGGGCGCACCGCTAGCGCGCGTCGCCTCGCGGCTCACGTGGCCCCAAGAGCGATCGAAAGTGCTCGACAAAGAGGGCGACGCGATCATCCGAACACCGGACGGCCCGCGCGAGCTCTCCGACGTGCTGAGCGAAGTCGACGTCACGTACTTCGACCGCCGGCAGACGTTCGTCGACGCCGTCGAAGACGTGACCGGCCGCGGCCCCGTCCAGACAGCCGAGTAA
- a CDS encoding DUF7139 domain-containing protein, with protein sequence MSSLAEVYEGQVGEYASLRRLYLGVGSFSLGALLVVVSIVIAATDLTTGVLGWDLGQARETAGILAGLGLPATFLGVLAVMPTSRRTRAAAVVGAGVAVLGVALFAHAYPCHWSGARCVGEYADLTLPTAGVYFLGAFTTFWCLFTGVANFKARNNPGGTVTLEITREGETKVIEVPKSTAEELRGAKGTTDRVGGVGLLGTTPDGNVETQTNRPEFKQNGGRAGQSSSTADGSGAGRGSGSSRGPGPTTTTTAGAASDGGASSSDITSLSEHQQAESAPGIDRVGPDAERSAAQSPSEPEREPAHSQSPGDSYCGSCGHFQYVRTDQGMQPYCGLHDDLMEDMEACDEWSPR encoded by the coding sequence ATGAGCAGCCTCGCCGAGGTGTACGAGGGGCAAGTCGGCGAGTACGCCAGCCTCCGGCGGCTGTACCTCGGCGTGGGGTCGTTCTCGCTTGGCGCGCTCCTCGTCGTCGTCAGTATCGTCATCGCGGCCACGGACCTGACGACTGGCGTCCTCGGCTGGGACCTCGGACAGGCTCGCGAGACTGCGGGGATCCTCGCCGGACTCGGCCTCCCTGCGACGTTCCTCGGCGTGTTGGCGGTGATGCCGACGAGTCGGCGAACGCGCGCGGCCGCGGTCGTCGGCGCGGGCGTCGCCGTCCTCGGCGTGGCGCTGTTCGCCCACGCGTACCCGTGCCACTGGTCGGGTGCGCGATGTGTCGGGGAGTACGCCGATCTCACGCTCCCGACCGCCGGCGTGTACTTCTTGGGGGCGTTCACGACGTTCTGGTGTCTATTCACCGGCGTCGCGAACTTCAAGGCGCGAAACAATCCCGGCGGGACGGTGACCCTGGAGATCACTCGCGAGGGCGAGACGAAGGTGATCGAGGTGCCGAAGTCGACTGCCGAGGAACTCCGCGGCGCAAAGGGAACCACCGACCGCGTCGGCGGCGTCGGCCTGCTCGGCACCACTCCCGACGGGAACGTCGAGACGCAGACGAACCGGCCCGAGTTCAAACAGAACGGCGGCCGCGCGGGTCAGTCGTCGTCGACCGCCGACGGATCGGGCGCCGGGCGGGGTTCGGGGTCCAGTCGCGGACCCGGACCGACCACGACTACGACCGCGGGCGCCGCGAGCGACGGCGGGGCGTCGTCGTCCGATATCACCTCGCTCTCGGAGCACCAACAGGCCGAATCGGCGCCGGGGATCGACCGAGTCGGTCCCGACGCCGAGCGCTCTGCGGCTCAGTCGCCGTCAGAACCTGAGCGGGAACCGGCGCACTCGCAGTCGCCCGGCGACTCCTACTGCGGCTCGTGCGGGCACTTCCAGTACGTCCGCACCGATCAGGGAATGCAGCCGTACTGCGGCCTCCACGACGACTTGATGGAAGACATGGAGGCCTGCGACGAGTGGAGCCCGCGCTGA